The proteins below come from a single Salinilacihabitans rarus genomic window:
- a CDS encoding metal-dependent hydrolase, translating to MWPWGHLAVAYLCYRVYARRRYGRTPRALPAVALAVGSQAPDLLDKPLAWTAGVLPAGRTLAHSLLFAALALPVVYALARSAGRAEAGVAFVVGHLSHLLADVPPAAFAGDPATAAYLVWPLLPAPEEVAVAGILDAILTYYAMGPFEWLQLGLFALAVAAWVRDGAPGLEYVRLTGLDATGAGR from the coding sequence ATGTGGCCCTGGGGACACCTCGCCGTCGCGTACCTGTGCTACCGCGTCTACGCCCGTCGACGCTACGGCCGGACGCCGCGAGCGCTGCCGGCGGTCGCGCTCGCCGTCGGCTCGCAGGCGCCGGACCTGCTCGACAAGCCGCTGGCGTGGACGGCCGGCGTCCTCCCCGCCGGCCGGACGCTCGCGCACTCGCTTTTGTTCGCCGCGCTGGCCCTGCCCGTAGTCTACGCGCTCGCCCGTTCGGCGGGCCGCGCCGAGGCGGGGGTCGCGTTCGTCGTCGGGCACCTCTCGCACCTGCTCGCCGACGTCCCGCCCGCGGCGTTCGCCGGCGACCCCGCGACCGCGGCGTACCTCGTCTGGCCGCTGCTCCCGGCGCCCGAGGAGGTTGCCGTCGCCGGCATCCTCGACGCCATCCTCACCTACTACGCGATGGGGCCGTTCGAGTGGCTCCAGCTCGGCCTGTTCGCCCTCGCGGTCGCCGCGTGGGTCCGCGACGGCGCACCCGGCCTCGAGTACGTCCGACTTACGGGGCTCGACGCGACGGGCGCGGGGCGGTAG